In one window of Chitinophagales bacterium DNA:
- a CDS encoding 6-carboxytetrahydropterin synthase: MNLERKKVAVFRKEHFNAAHRLHNPNWDDATNTAVFGKCNNPNYHGHNYELIVQVTGYPDTLTGYVMDMKVLSDLIWEHALNLFDHKNLNEDTTAFKHLNPTAENIAVVIYDLLRPQIDAALDLKIRLYETERNFVEYPA, encoded by the coding sequence ATGAACTTGGAACGTAAAAAAGTTGCTGTTTTCAGGAAAGAGCATTTCAATGCAGCCCACCGTCTGCACAATCCCAACTGGGATGATGCAACCAACACGGCTGTATTTGGCAAATGCAATAACCCCAATTACCATGGGCATAATTATGAGCTGATCGTGCAGGTAACCGGTTACCCCGATACGCTGACAGGTTATGTGATGGATATGAAGGTTTTGAGTGATCTGATCTGGGAACACGCATTGAATTTATTCGATCACAAAAACTTGAACGAAGACACAACCGCATTCAAACACCTTAACCCTACAGCAGAAAATATTGCTGTGGTGATCTACGACCTGCTGAGACCGCAAATTGACGCAGCACTGGATCTCAAAATCAGATTATATGAAACCGAAAGAAACTTTGTTGAATACCCAGCATAA
- the mqnB gene encoding futalosine hydrolase, which translates to MRIIITAATTGEWMPAFAELDKRLAENSIRFKPVFHQSGVGMLASAVSLTQAILTEKPDLVIQVGIAGCFDSNLPLGTVVVVNNEQLGDTGVLEDGKWKDIFDLKLEKSSYHPYEKRKLPNPWLKQYNLLQLPEVDAITINRITTGADEITRLQKKYAPVIESMEGAALHYVCRETKTPFLQLRAISNYIGERDKSKWLIGESIATLNQTILQLLEKLYDLP; encoded by the coding sequence ATGCGAATCATCATTACTGCAGCCACTACGGGCGAATGGATGCCCGCTTTTGCCGAACTGGATAAACGTTTGGCCGAAAACAGCATCCGCTTTAAGCCGGTTTTTCACCAAAGCGGTGTAGGCATGCTGGCAAGTGCAGTATCGCTCACCCAGGCCATACTCACAGAAAAGCCTGATCTGGTGATACAGGTGGGTATTGCAGGCTGTTTTGATAGCAACTTGCCATTGGGCACAGTTGTGGTGGTGAACAATGAGCAATTAGGTGATACCGGTGTTCTGGAAGATGGAAAATGGAAAGACATCTTCGATCTGAAACTGGAAAAGAGCAGCTATCATCCCTATGAAAAGAGAAAACTGCCCAATCCCTGGCTCAAACAATACAACCTATTGCAATTGCCTGAAGTAGATGCCATCACCATTAACCGCATCACCACTGGCGCTGATGAGATTACGCGGCTTCAGAAAAAATATGCACCGGTTATCGAAAGCATGGAAGGCGCAGCATTGCATTATGTGTGCCGCGAAACAAAAACACCATTTCTGCAGTTGCGTGCAATCTCTAATTATATCGGTGAAAGAGATAAAAGCAAATGGCTGATTGGCGAATCCATTGCAACACTCAACCAAACCATTCTGCAGTTGTTGGAAAAACTGTACGACTTACCATAA
- a CDS encoding GNAT family N-acetyltransferase — MSHSIQIRKAVAADCPRLLELVQELAEYEKALQEVTVTLEHFVESGFGANPVWWAFVAEVDGKVQGFALYYIRYSTWKGQRMYLEDILVTESMRGKGLGKLLFDQLIEEAKERKLNGIVWQVLEWNEPAIKFYKKYDAAFDPEWVNCSIMV, encoded by the coding sequence ATGTCACACTCCATCCAAATCAGAAAAGCTGTTGCAGCTGATTGTCCAAGACTATTAGAGCTGGTACAAGAACTAGCTGAATATGAAAAAGCACTACAGGAAGTTACCGTTACACTGGAACATTTTGTAGAAAGTGGTTTTGGTGCCAATCCGGTTTGGTGGGCCTTTGTAGCGGAAGTAGATGGCAAAGTGCAAGGATTTGCGCTGTACTATATTCGTTACAGCACCTGGAAGGGACAAAGAATGTATCTCGAAGACATCCTCGTTACAGAAAGCATGCGCGGCAAAGGTTTGGGTAAACTGTTGTTTGATCAGTTAATTGAGGAAGCCAAGGAAAGAAAACTGAATGGTATTGTGTGGCAGGTATTGGAGTGGAACGAACCTGCGATCAAATTCTATAAAAAATATGATGCTGCATTCGATCCCGAGTGGGTGAACTGCAGCATCATGGTATAA
- a CDS encoding serine hydrolase: MKQTLFCLLLLLSASTFAQKAKTKAANDGEDKRFAGLEAQINKVLKDQHAAGVAVAVVEKNKMVYAKGFGYRDYANKLLVTPNTQFAIGSCTKAFTSAVLGILQKDKSIDFDKPVTTYLPDLKFYNDGMTNQITLRDMMSHRTGLPRHDLSWYIDPDTRENLVKRIQYMEPSAPLRTRWQYNNFMFLLQGVVAEKLTGKKWEQNVQEKILNPLGMKQSNFSVKQLAKYTEPAIGYGVKKDSIIHPLPYYDIDGMGPAGSINSTVLDMTQWLRVWINGGKLDTVQIIPPAYHAQAMSSQMIIAPGTPTTERPDIHFSNYGFGWFLASYKGHYRVEHGGNIDGFSASTCFFPTDSIGIVVLVNQNGSAVTSIVRNLIADRMLGLPFFDWNEDRNKADAKAKAAAKEAAKSASANTHQGTKPSHALADYDGVYKNDAYGKFEVVAKGDSLFAQLQQQKWWLQQVHYDIFMPLETKEGIDTADKSPMRFQFTTSITGDIESVAIHGLEPALDHPIVYKRSNRMKPLTGAELKRYVGEFELAGATVKTYIQNEKTLFVLVPGQPDYELVPSGNHQFDLKVAAGYSVLFEVNEKGEALSLTFKQPNGNFKAVKKK, from the coding sequence ATGAAACAAACACTGTTCTGCCTGCTGCTGCTCCTAAGCGCGAGCACATTTGCACAAAAAGCCAAAACAAAAGCTGCTAACGACGGCGAAGACAAGCGTTTTGCCGGACTGGAAGCACAAATCAATAAAGTATTGAAAGACCAACACGCAGCCGGCGTTGCCGTTGCCGTGGTGGAAAAAAACAAAATGGTTTATGCCAAAGGTTTTGGCTATCGCGATTATGCGAACAAACTGCTGGTAACACCCAATACACAGTTTGCCATTGGCTCTTGTACCAAAGCATTTACTTCAGCTGTTTTGGGTATTCTGCAAAAGGATAAGTCGATTGATTTTGATAAACCCGTAACCACTTATCTGCCCGACCTGAAGTTTTACAATGATGGCATGACCAATCAGATCACCCTGCGTGATATGATGAGCCACCGCACGGGTTTACCCAGACATGATTTGTCTTGGTATATTGATCCGGATACGAGGGAGAATTTGGTAAAACGCATTCAATACATGGAACCCAGTGCGCCATTGCGTACGCGCTGGCAGTACAATAATTTCATGTTCTTATTACAAGGTGTGGTTGCAGAAAAACTCACCGGTAAAAAGTGGGAGCAGAATGTACAGGAGAAAATCCTGAACCCGCTGGGTATGAAACAGAGTAATTTCTCTGTAAAGCAATTGGCCAAGTACACTGAGCCTGCTATTGGTTATGGTGTAAAGAAAGACAGCATCATTCACCCATTACCCTATTACGATATTGATGGCATGGGCCCTGCAGGCAGTATCAACAGTACGGTACTGGATATGACGCAGTGGTTACGTGTGTGGATCAATGGTGGTAAGTTAGATACCGTACAGATCATCCCACCTGCTTATCATGCACAAGCCATGTCTTCTCAGATGATTATTGCACCGGGCACACCCACTACTGAAAGACCGGATATCCATTTCAGCAATTATGGTTTCGGTTGGTTTTTAGCATCCTATAAAGGACACTATCGTGTTGAACATGGTGGTAATATTGATGGCTTTAGTGCCAGCACCTGCTTCTTCCCTACAGACAGTATCGGCATTGTGGTATTGGTGAACCAAAATGGTTCTGCTGTTACCAGTATTGTACGCAATTTGATTGCAGACAGAATGCTGGGTCTGCCTTTCTTCGATTGGAATGAAGACAGAAACAAAGCAGATGCCAAGGCCAAAGCCGCTGCGAAAGAAGCAGCCAAATCAGCAAGTGCCAATACACATCAAGGCACCAAACCTTCACATGCGTTAGCTGATTATGATGGCGTGTACAAGAATGATGCGTATGGTAAATTTGAAGTAGTTGCCAAGGGCGATTCACTCTTTGCGCAACTGCAACAACAAAAATGGTGGTTGCAGCAAGTACACTATGATATTTTCATGCCGTTGGAAACCAAAGAAGGTATTGATACCGCTGACAAAAGTCCGATGCGTTTTCAATTCACCACCAGCATTACCGGCGATATTGAATCTGTAGCTATTCATGGTTTAGAACCGGCGTTGGATCATCCCATTGTGTACAAACGCAGCAACCGTATGAAGCCATTAACCGGAGCTGAACTGAAGCGTTATGTAGGCGAGTTTGAACTGGCCGGTGCAACAGTTAAAACCTATATTCAAAACGAAAAGACCTTGTTTGTACTGGTTCCGGGCCAGCCCGATTATGAATTGGTGCCCTCCGGTAATCACCAGTTTGATTTGAAAGTAGCGGCAGGCTATAGTGTTTTGTTTGAAGTAAACGAGAAGGGTGAAGCACTATCACTCACTTTCAAACAACCCAATGGCAATTTCAAAGCCGTGAAGAAAAAATAA
- a CDS encoding aminotransferase class I/II-fold pyridoxal phosphate-dependent enzyme, translating into MSGKQFSGISSTAMHSATDEHNYSHITPIYATSTFVFDTADQGMERFESTDKEFIYSRWSNPTFKAAEQTIAALEAFGLTNADGSPLELKALLHASGQAAMATMFLSNLQAGDAVLSHYSLYGGTYELMHKVLGQNGITIYIADLRNAATLEAELKAHPEIKLVHIETPANPTIQCIDIEVTAKIAKQYGKIVTVDNTFATPYLQQPFRYDVDFVFHSTTKFLNGHGTAIGGVLLGRDIQFMKTKAWKWHALLGGNANPFDAYLLISGMKTLEVRMDRHCHNAMEVASYLEQHPNIEHVNYVGLPSHPDYHTAMKQMRHPGPMLSFELKGGLEAGKQFINKLQMCVRAVSLGTVDTLISHPASMTHYSVPREERIRFGITDGLIRMSVGIENIADILSDLEQALS; encoded by the coding sequence ATGTCCGGTAAACAATTCAGCGGAATCAGTTCTACAGCCATGCATTCTGCCACAGATGAACATAACTATTCGCATATCACGCCTATCTATGCCACATCCACATTTGTGTTCGACACAGCAGATCAGGGCATGGAGCGTTTTGAAAGTACTGATAAGGAATTTATCTATAGCCGTTGGAGCAACCCAACTTTCAAAGCAGCAGAACAAACCATTGCTGCACTGGAAGCATTTGGCTTAACCAATGCTGATGGTAGTCCGCTGGAACTGAAAGCACTTTTACACGCGAGCGGACAAGCGGCTATGGCCACCATGTTCTTAAGCAACCTGCAAGCAGGTGATGCGGTATTATCGCATTACTCTTTGTATGGCGGCACCTATGAACTCATGCACAAAGTGCTTGGACAAAATGGGATCACCATCTATATCGCAGACCTTCGCAACGCAGCAACGCTGGAAGCGGAATTGAAAGCCCATCCGGAAATCAAACTGGTGCATATTGAAACACCGGCTAACCCAACGATTCAGTGTATTGATATTGAGGTTACAGCTAAGATCGCTAAACAGTACGGCAAGATTGTAACGGTTGACAATACATTCGCCACGCCTTATCTGCAACAGCCCTTCCGTTATGATGTGGACTTTGTATTTCACTCCACAACTAAGTTTCTGAATGGACATGGCACGGCCATTGGTGGTGTCTTGTTAGGCAGAGATATTCAATTCATGAAAACCAAAGCATGGAAATGGCATGCACTCTTAGGCGGTAATGCCAATCCCTTTGATGCATATCTGCTGATTAGTGGTATGAAGACTTTGGAAGTGCGGATGGACCGCCATTGCCACAATGCAATGGAAGTTGCCAGCTATCTGGAACAACATCCCAATATTGAACATGTAAACTATGTAGGCCTGCCTTCGCATCCGGATTACCATACGGCTATGAAACAGATGCGCCATCCCGGTCCCATGTTGAGTTTTGAATTAAAAGGCGGATTGGAAGCAGGCAAGCAATTCATCAATAAACTGCAAATGTGTGTGCGGGCCGTATCATTAGGAACAGTGGATACACTGATCTCTCACCCTGCTTCTATGACGCATTACAGTGTGCCGCGTGAGGAAAGAATCCGCTTTGGTATTACAGACGGACTCATCCGCATGAGTGTGGGTATTGAGAACATTGCAGATATTCTTAGCGATCTGGAACAAGCACTCAGCTGA
- a CDS encoding 6-carboxytetrahydropterin synthase gives MLYLTRLEHFNAAHKLYNPNWTKEKNEEVFGVCANENWHGHNFELYVTVKGHPDPDTGFLMDVKKLSKLIQEHVIKKLDHKNLNLDVDFMRGKMCSTENLVLGIWNELRPHLPAAVTLHCIKLYETPRIYVEYFGE, from the coding sequence ATGTTGTATTTAACGCGACTGGAGCATTTTAACGCCGCCCATAAACTTTATAACCCCAACTGGACCAAGGAGAAGAACGAAGAAGTATTCGGGGTTTGTGCCAATGAAAACTGGCATGGGCACAATTTTGAATTATACGTAACGGTGAAGGGCCATCCTGATCCGGATACGGGTTTCCTCATGGACGTAAAAAAGCTCAGTAAGCTCATTCAGGAACATGTGATCAAAAAGTTGGATCATAAAAACCTCAATCTGGACGTGGATTTCATGCGCGGTAAAATGTGCAGCACTGAAAATCTGGTGCTGGGCATTTGGAACGAGTTACGACCCCATTTACCCGCTGCTGTTACCCTGCATTGCATCAAACTCTATGAAACACCCCGCATTTACGTGGAATACTTCGGGGAGTAA
- a CDS encoding formate--tetrahydrofolate ligase — MLTDIEIAQSAPIRHIRDIAAAIGIDKEDLEYYGKFKAKLPLTLIDEAKIKQHHLVLVTAITPTPAGEGKTTVSVGLTDGLNRIGKQAMAVLREPSLGPVFGMKGGAAGGGYSQLIPMEDINLHFTGDFAAIEKANNLLAALIDNNLQNKKNSLHIDPRTIVWKRVMDLNDRALRHIIIGLGGTADGMPREDGFNITPASEIMAILCLCTGMDDLKRRLGNIYIGSTMDGKPVFARDLHAVGAMAILLKDAIKPNLVQTLEGNPALLHGGPFASIAQGTNSVLATKMGLSLSEYVVTEAGFAADLGAEKFFDIKCVSSGLKPAAAVVVATIRALRHHGGAKKDAYAIADTEKVKAGLANLEKHLENIRQFGVPPVVAINAFPGDTEAEIKLVQDCCAKHGARAIVCTGFAEGGKGMEALAKAVVQLVENSTGDFSPLYQWTDTIENKIHSIATKIYGAKGVEYSVKAKTHLKHIQSLGFDQMPVCMAKTPKSLSDDERKIGRPDNFVVTVREFEFASGAGFVIPILGDMMRMPGLPNLPAAEGMDIDADGVITGLS, encoded by the coding sequence ATGCTTACAGATATTGAAATCGCACAGTCGGCACCCATTCGTCATATCCGCGATATTGCCGCAGCCATTGGTATTGATAAAGAAGATTTGGAATACTATGGCAAGTTTAAAGCCAAATTGCCGCTGACATTAATTGATGAAGCCAAAATCAAACAGCATCATTTGGTATTGGTAACAGCCATTACACCCACACCGGCGGGTGAGGGTAAAACAACGGTCTCTGTTGGTTTAACAGACGGACTCAACCGCATTGGTAAACAAGCCATGGCGGTGCTGCGCGAACCATCGCTGGGGCCAGTGTTTGGGATGAAGGGTGGAGCAGCAGGTGGTGGTTATTCGCAGTTGATACCGATGGAAGACATCAACCTGCATTTCACCGGCGATTTTGCTGCGATTGAGAAAGCCAACAATTTATTGGCTGCATTGATTGATAATAATCTCCAGAATAAGAAAAACAGTTTGCATATTGATCCGCGCACCATTGTGTGGAAGCGGGTGATGGATTTGAATGATCGTGCATTGCGCCATATCATTATTGGTTTGGGTGGCACAGCCGATGGTATGCCACGTGAAGATGGTTTCAACATTACGCCTGCATCAGAGATCATGGCGATACTCTGTTTGTGTACCGGTATGGATGATTTGAAAAGAAGACTCGGTAATATTTATATCGGCAGTACCATGGATGGCAAACCTGTGTTTGCGCGCGACCTGCATGCGGTTGGTGCGATGGCGATTCTGTTGAAAGATGCGATTAAGCCCAATTTGGTACAAACGCTGGAAGGTAATCCGGCCTTATTGCATGGCGGTCCCTTTGCAAGTATTGCACAGGGCACCAATTCTGTACTCGCAACAAAAATGGGTTTGTCATTGAGTGAATATGTAGTTACCGAAGCAGGCTTTGCAGCCGATCTAGGTGCAGAGAAATTTTTTGACATCAAATGTGTATCGAGCGGATTAAAACCTGCAGCGGCAGTTGTTGTAGCTACCATTCGTGCATTGAGACACCACGGCGGTGCGAAGAAAGATGCATATGCCATAGCTGATACAGAAAAAGTAAAAGCCGGTTTGGCCAATCTGGAAAAACATTTGGAAAATATCCGTCAGTTTGGTGTGCCGCCGGTGGTGGCGATCAATGCATTCCCGGGTGATACAGAAGCAGAAATCAAATTGGTGCAGGATTGCTGTGCCAAGCATGGTGCAAGAGCCATTGTGTGTACCGGTTTTGCAGAAGGTGGTAAAGGCATGGAGGCATTGGCGAAAGCTGTGGTGCAATTGGTGGAAAATAGCACCGGTGATTTCTCGCCCTTGTATCAATGGACTGATACGATTGAAAACAAGATACACAGCATTGCCACCAAGATTTACGGTGCCAAAGGCGTGGAATATTCTGTAAAAGCTAAAACGCATTTAAAGCATATTCAATCATTGGGTTTCGACCAGATGCCTGTCTGCATGGCAAAAACGCCCAAGAGTTTGTCTGACGATGAAAGAAAAATTGGCAGACCGGATAATTTTGTGGTAACCGTACGCGAATTTGAATTCGCCAGTGGTGCAGGCTTTGTGATACCCATTCTGGGTGATATGATGCGTATGCCTGGCTTACCCAATCTACCTGCCGCAGAGGGTATGGACATTGATGCAGATGGGGTGATTACAGGGTTGAGTTAG
- a CDS encoding ketoacyl-ACP synthase III, whose amino-acid sequence MSTRAAITAVGGYVPETKLTNFDLEKMVDTNDEWIRTRTGIEERRILKEPGKASSDMAVPAVQEILRKRNMDATEIDCIICATVTPDMVFPATANIIADKLGANNAWGYDMSAACSGFLYALTTGAMYIESGRFKKVIVVGVDKMSAIIDYTDRATCIIFGDGAGAVLLEPNEDGAGVLDSILRSDGSGRQYLHMKAGGSLKPATMETVLAKEHFAYQEGQAVFKFAVKGMADVSAELLERNGLTGEDIAWLVPHQANLRIIDATANRMGLPKEKVMINIQRYGNTTAATIPLCLWEWESQLKKGDNIVLAAFGGGFTWGATWVKWAY is encoded by the coding sequence ATGAGCACCAGAGCAGCCATCACCGCCGTTGGCGGATATGTTCCTGAAACCAAACTCACCAATTTTGATCTGGAGAAGATGGTGGATACCAACGACGAGTGGATCAGAACCAGAACCGGCATTGAAGAACGCCGCATTCTGAAAGAGCCGGGCAAAGCCAGCAGCGATATGGCCGTGCCTGCTGTTCAAGAAATCCTGCGCAAGCGCAATATGGATGCTACAGAAATTGACTGTATCATTTGTGCTACCGTAACCCCGGATATGGTGTTTCCTGCTACCGCGAATATCATTGCCGATAAACTGGGTGCTAACAATGCCTGGGGTTATGATATGAGTGCTGCCTGTAGCGGTTTTCTCTATGCGCTTACTACGGGTGCCATGTATATTGAGAGTGGCCGTTTCAAAAAAGTGATTGTGGTAGGCGTAGATAAAATGAGCGCGATTATTGATTATACCGATCGTGCTACATGTATCATTTTTGGGGATGGTGCCGGCGCTGTTTTGCTGGAACCAAACGAAGATGGTGCAGGTGTATTGGATAGTATTCTCCGCAGCGATGGCAGTGGCCGTCAGTACTTGCATATGAAAGCCGGTGGATCTTTGAAGCCAGCTACCATGGAAACTGTATTAGCCAAAGAACATTTTGCCTATCAGGAAGGTCAGGCTGTTTTCAAATTTGCCGTAAAAGGCATGGCCGATGTAAGTGCTGAATTGCTGGAACGTAATGGACTTACCGGTGAAGACATTGCCTGGCTGGTACCACACCAAGCTAACCTCCGCATCATTGATGCAACAGCCAACCGCATGGGCTTACCCAAGGAAAAAGTAATGATCAATATTCAACGTTATGGCAATACTACCGCAGCTACTATTCCGCTTTGTTTGTGGGAGTGGGAAAGCCAACTGAAGAAGGGCGACAATATCGTACTCGCTGCATTCGGTGGTGGCTTTACCTGGGGCGCTACCTGGGTGAAGTGGGCGTATTGA
- the fabD gene encoding ACP S-malonyltransferase, producing the protein MSKHAFVFPGQGAQFPGMGQSLYENYPQAKELFEQANEVLGFRISDVMFYGTEAELKQTNVTQPAVFLHSVIAYKCLVKEKPDMVAGHSLGEFSALVANECLEFADALKLVSARANAMQHACETDPGTMAAIIGLEDEVIERICSEIDEEVVPANYNCPGQLVISGSLEGINIACEKLKAAGAKRALPLPVGGAFHSPLMIHAEEELIAAIEHTVFHKPICPIYQNVVVWPVSRVADIKVNLMHQLTGAVKWSQNVRAMVANDATHFTEVGPGKVLQGLIAKIAKDVTIDGLS; encoded by the coding sequence ATGAGTAAACACGCTTTTGTTTTTCCCGGACAGGGCGCGCAATTTCCCGGCATGGGTCAGAGCCTGTATGAAAATTATCCGCAGGCCAAAGAGTTGTTTGAACAAGCCAATGAAGTATTGGGTTTTCGCATCAGTGATGTGATGTTCTATGGAACAGAAGCGGAGTTGAAGCAAACCAATGTTACCCAGCCTGCAGTATTCCTGCATTCGGTGATTGCTTATAAATGTCTGGTGAAAGAAAAGCCTGATATGGTTGCCGGTCATTCACTCGGTGAGTTTTCTGCACTCGTAGCAAACGAATGTTTGGAGTTTGCTGATGCGTTGAAGTTGGTGAGTGCACGTGCCAATGCCATGCAGCATGCTTGCGAAACAGATCCCGGTACCATGGCGGCCATCATCGGTTTGGAAGATGAAGTGATTGAACGTATTTGTTCAGAGATTGATGAAGAAGTAGTGCCTGCGAATTATAACTGTCCCGGCCAGTTGGTGATTAGTGGTTCTTTAGAAGGGATCAATATAGCCTGTGAAAAATTAAAAGCTGCAGGCGCCAAGCGTGCATTGCCCTTGCCTGTTGGTGGCGCATTTCACAGTCCGCTCATGATCCACGCAGAAGAAGAATTGATTGCAGCTATTGAACATACCGTTTTCCATAAGCCTATTTGCCCCATTTATCAGAATGTGGTGGTATGGCCTGTGAGTCGTGTTGCTGATATTAAAGTAAACTTGATGCACCAATTAACCGGTGCAGTAAAATGGAGTCAGAACGTAAGAGCCATGGTGGCTAATGACGCAACGCATTTTACAGAAGTGGGTCCGGGTAAAGTATTACAGGGACTCATCGCTAAGATTGCGAAAGACGTTACCATTGATGGCTTAAGCTAA
- a CDS encoding TlpA family protein disulfide reductase yields MKNYLMAICCMLSLSAAAQYQVGDTIPAFSMKSIEGHQIESSWLKGHPMVIDFWASWCFPCKIKMPFLAETVRPYMDKGLLVVTIATNDKDADWRKSVDKLNIEDFMNLFDTDRSKPEGSLLIKMGYNALPTTLLVGADGKILLVNPRPSMLSATLQKMFSQKKG; encoded by the coding sequence ATGAAAAACTACCTGATGGCCATTTGCTGCATGCTTTCATTAAGCGCAGCAGCCCAATACCAAGTAGGGGATACCATTCCCGCCTTTTCCATGAAATCCATTGAAGGGCATCAGATTGAAAGTAGCTGGCTAAAAGGCCATCCCATGGTGATTGATTTTTGGGCTTCCTGGTGTTTTCCTTGTAAGATCAAGATGCCTTTTTTAGCAGAAACAGTTAGGCCGTATATGGATAAGGGTCTCTTGGTAGTAACAATAGCCACAAACGACAAAGATGCTGATTGGCGTAAATCCGTCGATAAGCTAAACATTGAGGACTTCATGAATCTATTTGATACAGATCGTTCTAAGCCAGAAGGATCATTGCTAATTAAAATGGGTTATAACGCATTACCAACAACACTCTTGGTGGGTGCCGATGGAAAGATTCTGTTGGTGAATCCAAGGCCATCAATGCTGTCAGCTACCCTGCAGAAGATGTTTTCTCAAAAAAAGGGCTGA
- the ruvA gene encoding Holliday junction branch migration protein RuvA, whose protein sequence is MIAFVRGHFAVKTPARVVVDVNGVGYDLQISLHTYSAISQKDSGLLFTYLHITENAHTLFGFADTTEKDLFLLLISVSGVGATTARMMLSGMKPDEIIQAIAQGNTAQLEKIKGIGKKSAERLVVELRDKVGKQMGDKALSVTGTAAPIPGQDAIQALIALGIARNAAEAAVQKTLKMMDGDVSLELIIKQALKNI, encoded by the coding sequence ATGATCGCTTTTGTTAGAGGCCATTTTGCAGTAAAAACACCGGCTCGGGTGGTGGTGGATGTCAATGGTGTGGGTTATGATCTCCAAATCAGCCTGCATACTTATTCGGCTATCAGCCAGAAAGACAGCGGCCTGCTCTTTACCTATCTCCATATCACCGAGAATGCCCATACATTGTTTGGCTTTGCCGATACGACGGAAAAAGACCTTTTTCTACTGCTAATCAGCGTCTCCGGTGTAGGTGCTACTACTGCCAGAATGATGCTCTCCGGCATGAAGCCAGATGAGATAATTCAGGCCATTGCACAAGGCAATACAGCTCAATTGGAGAAAATCAAGGGTATCGGCAAGAAATCTGCCGAGCGTTTGGTGGTGGAACTGCGCGATAAAGTAGGCAAGCAAATGGGCGATAAAGCATTGAGTGTCACAGGTACTGCAGCGCCCATTCCGGGTCAGGATGCTATTCAGGCCCTCATAGCCCTGGGCATTGCCCGTAATGCAGCTGAGGCAGCGGTACAAAAAACGCTCAAAATGATGGATGGAGACGTATCTTTAGAACTCATTATTAAACAAGCACTTAAAAATATCTGA
- the folE gene encoding GTP cyclohydrolase I FolE, producing the protein MKPKETLLNTQHNGNGHHNGHHNGHHHGPTYVELSDVTIDEIGENHVSTSYDTPLRADAFELSDADKIAQIEQHFRSIMEIMGLDLTDDSLKGTPKRVAKMYVQEIFSGLNPANKPSVTLFENKYKYNQMLVEKDISFHSNCEHHFVPIFGKAHVAYISSGQVIGLSKLNRLVQYFAKRPQVQERLTMQIGKELQRALNTEDVAVVLDAKHMCVASRGVNDVTSSTITAFYGGKFKEEKTKSEFLKYLELKTEF; encoded by the coding sequence ATGAAACCGAAAGAAACTTTGTTGAATACCCAGCATAACGGTAACGGTCATCACAATGGTCACCACAACGGGCATCATCATGGTCCTACTTATGTAGAACTGAGTGATGTAACCATTGATGAAATTGGTGAAAACCACGTGAGTACTTCTTACGATACACCTTTGCGTGCAGATGCATTTGAGCTGAGCGATGCAGATAAGATTGCACAGATTGAACAGCATTTCAGAAGCATCATGGAGATCATGGGTTTGGATCTGACTGATGATAGCCTGAAAGGCACACCCAAGCGTGTTGCTAAAATGTATGTACAGGAAATCTTCAGCGGCTTGAATCCTGCGAATAAGCCATCGGTTACTTTGTTTGAAAACAAATACAAGTACAACCAGATGCTGGTAGAGAAAGACATTTCTTTCCATAGCAATTGCGAACACCATTTTGTGCCCATTTTTGGTAAAGCCCATGTTGCTTATATCAGCAGCGGACAAGTGATTGGTTTGAGCAAACTGAACAGACTGGTGCAATATTTTGCCAAGCGTCCACAAGTGCAGGAAAGACTCACTATGCAGATTGGTAAGGAATTGCAGCGCGCATTGAATACAGAAGATGTAGCAGTAGTATTGGATGCCAAGCATATGTGTGTTGCCAGTCGTGGCGTGAATGATGTAACGTCTTCAACTATCACTGCCTTCTATGGCGGTAAATTCAAGGAAGAAAAAACAAAGTCAGAATTCCTGAAATACCTGGAGTTGAAAACTGAATTTTAA